TAGCATCTGCCGTTTTGGTACTGTTATCCTGGGGCCAATTCGATGAAGCTAAGCGTCAAAGACTAAGTGCTGATGCAGCCAAGGATAGAGCCGTAGCTGCCGAGCGCTGTGTAACACAAATAGCAGAAAAGACGATTCCGATTTTTGAATCTCTCTTGGAATCAACGGGTACGTACGGGGGTTACTCACCGGAGGGAATAGAGAAACTGATACGTCCACTGAAGGAGGCAATACCTAAATGCAAAGATAGCCGAGTCAACCCCCGATAGAGACATCCGCGCGGTAGGCTGGGTTGCGAATTCCGGTGACACCATACATAATTCGTGACGTTGTGCTTTTGCCGCGTTAGCGTGGCGCTATGGCAAGCATCGCACGGAGCGTCGCGCCGGGCTTACCCCATCATGTCACACAGCGGGGCAATCGCAGGCAGGCGACTGTTTTCTGTGAAGAGGACCATGAGGCATACCTTCGTATGATGTATAATAATGATGTATATAACGGAGGTGTACGATGGTGAGAACGCAGATATACCTGACAGAAGAAGAACGAGAGGGGATAGACGCCATCGCCAAGTCTACAGGGAAGAAGCAGTCCGAGGTGATTCGCGAAGCCGTGGATCGCTTCCTCGCTCTGAGCAAAAGGTCTCGCCGAGAGGCTATTCTGAAGGATGCTGCCGGCATGTGGAGAGATCGTGATGATTTGCCGGACTTCAGCGCGGCTCGACGTTCCTGGGATAGAGGCTGATGACCTTATGGCGAAGCCTGTTCTGGTCGATACCGATGTGATGGTTGACTTCCTTCGGGGCAAATCGAAAGCGGTGGCCCTGGTCCAGGAACTTTCCGCTTGGATCATTTTGCCCGGCATCGTCGTAGCGGAGCTGTATGCGGGCGTGAAAGGCGATGAAGAGTTGAGAGGGCTGGACAGCCTCATTTCCCTATTCCGCGTCGTTCCTCTGTCCTTAGAGCATGCAAGAGCAGGCGGTCTCTATAAGAAGCACTATGCAACCTCCCATGGCGTAGGCTTGGCCGACGCCATCATTGCCGCCACAGCCGAAGCCGAGAATGCCGATCTGAAGACCCTCAGCACCAAACACTATCCTATGATCAAGGGCCTGAAGCCGGCCTACACACAGACATCGCAAAGCCAATAAGAAGCTGACTGTAGGTGCTGAGACGAAGGCCGAAGAGCCTAAATATGTGAGTGTCTGCATGAGAACGGTGGCATGGTAAACGGTATGCCCAAGGACGACAGTTTCATCACCGACCTGACCGCTCAGACTTCCTACGGCGGCTACCTCTGCCTCGACGAACTGCTCGCAGCGCAGCGCCCGCGCTCCTCGCACCACGATGAGATGCTCTTCATCATCCAGCACCAGGTCGCCGAGCTGTGGATGAAGCTCATGATCCACGAGCTTCAGGCTGCAATCGCGCACGTACGCGCCGACCGCCTCGCGCCGTGCTTCAAGATCCTCGCGCGCGTGAAGCAAGTGCAGCGCCAGCTCTTTGAGCAGTGGTCGGTGCTCGAGACGCTTACGCCCTCGGAATACGTCGAGTTCCGCGGCGTGCTGGGACCCGCCTCGGGGCTGCAGTCCTACCAGTTCCGCGCCATCGAGTTTCTGCTCGGCAACAAGAACGCGCGGTTCATCGACGTGCAGCGCCACGACCTCTCGGCCTACGAGCGGCTCATGAAGCTGCTTGCCTCACCGAGCCTGTACGACGAGTTCCTGCGTCACCTCGCGCGCCGCGGCATGCCGGTGCCG
This genomic window from Candidatus Methylomirabilis tolerans contains:
- a CDS encoding PIN domain-containing protein; protein product: MAKPVLVDTDVMVDFLRGKSKAVALVQELSAWIILPGIVVAELYAGVKGDEELRGLDSLISLFRVVPLSLEHARAGGLYKKHYATSHGVGLADAIIAATAEAENADLKTLSTKHYPMIKGLKPAYTQTSQSQ
- a CDS encoding ribbon-helix-helix domain-containing protein — its product is MVRTQIYLTEEEREGIDAIAKSTGKKQSEVIREAVDRFLALSKRSRREAILKDAAGMWRDRDDLPDFSAARRSWDRG
- a CDS encoding tryptophan 2,3-dioxygenase yields the protein MPKDDSFITDLTAQTSYGGYLCLDELLAAQRPRSSHHDEMLFIIQHQVAELWMKLMIHELQAAIAHVRADRLAPCFKILARVKQVQRQLFEQWSVLETLTPSEYVEFRGVLGPASGLQSYQFRAIEFLLGNKNARFIDVQRHDLSAYERLMKLLASPSLYDEFLRHLARRGMPVPPERVERDWSQPYEKHPGVTAVFKTIYQNTQTFWAEYDMCEKLVDVEENFQLWRFRHVKTVERIIGFKPGTGGTAGVAFLRQTLETALFPELIDVRTEIH